In the genome of Bradyrhizobium ottawaense, the window CTTACCTCGCACTGCCGCTGCTGATGGCGGCCGCGTTCACCAGCGAGGCGCGCGCCGACGGCGAGACCATCGCCGTCTTCACCAAGAACCAGACCAACCCGTTCTTCCAGACGGTGCGGGTCGGCGCCGACAACATGGCGAAGACGCTGAACGCCAAGACGCTGCAATACATCCCGACCAAGCCCGACAGCATCCCGGAGCAGCTGAGCCAGATCGAGGACGTCGTCGTGAAGAAGCCGAGCGCGATCGTGTTCACGCCGGTTGACTACAAGGCGATGGTGCCCGGGGTCGAGAAGATCAACGAGGCCAAGATCCCCGTCGTCAACATCACCGACCGCTCCGCGGGCGGCAAGTTCCTCTCCTTCGTCGGCGCCGACGATTACAGCCTCGGGCTCGAGACCGCGCGCTTCCTGCTCAAGACGCTGGGCGGCAAGGGCAACATCGTCATCATCGAGGGCGTCAAGGGCTCGCTGACCAATGTCGATCGCGTCCGCGGCTTCAACGACGCGCTGAAGGAGACCCCCGGTGCGAAACTCCTGGCGTCGCAGCCGGGTAACTACCAGCGCCTCCAGGCGCTCCAGGTGATGGAGAACCTGATGCAGTCGAATTCGCAGATCGACGGCGTGCTGGCGGCCAACGACGCCATGGCGGTCGGCGCGATCGAGGCGCTCGACGGCGCCAACCGCAAGGCCCAGGTGATCGGCATCAACGGTACCAAGGAGGCGATCGACGCGATCAAGTCCGGCAAGCTGCTCGCGAGCGGCGACTACAACGGATTTGCCCAAGGCTGCCTCGGCACCATGATGGCGATCCGGTCCTTGCGCAACCAGCCCGTCATCGCCGAGATCGTGCTGAAGCCGACTGTCATCACCAAGGACAATTTTGGGCCGTTCGACGTGCCGCTGGAGCAGCGGACCTGCCCGACCTTCGAGGAGGCCGGCAAGCTCAGCGCGAAGTAAGCGCACTCACGACAATCTCGGACGGCCGTCGCGGCGGCCGTCCCAAGAACCGAGTCAAGAAACGGAGACCACCATGCTGTTCGCCATTCACGCCGTCGACCGCGCCGGCGCGCTGCCGACCCGGCTTGCCAATTACGATGCCCACAAGGCTTTCCTCAGCGACACCTCGCGCTTCGGCGTCAAGATCGTGATGTCGGGGCCGCTCGTCTCCGACGATGGTCAGACGATGATCGGCAGCCTGTTCCTGATCGAGGCACCGGGTCGTGGCGAAGTCGAAGCCTTCAATCGCGCCGACCCCTTTGCCGCCGCCGGCATCTGGGAAAAGGTCACGATCACGAGCTTCCTGCGCCGGCAGGGTTGAGGCCGGCCCCATCAAAAATGCGAAAACAACCCCATGCACAGTAGAATGGGGTTGTTTTTGCTGACGAATTTCCGGCGCGAATCTCACCCTTCAGCCGCTCGTCGCCACAGCTCCGTCTTCGAGATGACAGGCCACCCACTGCTCGGTCCCAACTGCGCGAAGCACCGGCTCTTCGACCCGGCAGCGATCGAAGACGAGCGGGCAGCGAGTGTGGAAGCGGCATCCCTTCGGCGGATTGATCGGGCTCGGCACGTCGCCCTTGAGGATGATGGGATTGCGCTGGGCGCCCGGCTCGGGGAGCGGCACCGCGGACAGCAGCGCTCTGGTGTAGGGATGCCTTGGCGCGGCAAAGAT includes:
- a CDS encoding sugar ABC transporter substrate-binding protein, whose product is MRQQKLAYLALPLLMAAAFTSEARADGETIAVFTKNQTNPFFQTVRVGADNMAKTLNAKTLQYIPTKPDSIPEQLSQIEDVVVKKPSAIVFTPVDYKAMVPGVEKINEAKIPVVNITDRSAGGKFLSFVGADDYSLGLETARFLLKTLGGKGNIVIIEGVKGSLTNVDRVRGFNDALKETPGAKLLASQPGNYQRLQALQVMENLMQSNSQIDGVLAANDAMAVGAIEALDGANRKAQVIGINGTKEAIDAIKSGKLLASGDYNGFAQGCLGTMMAIRSLRNQPVIAEIVLKPTVITKDNFGPFDVPLEQRTCPTFEEAGKLSAK
- a CDS encoding YciI family protein encodes the protein MLFAIHAVDRAGALPTRLANYDAHKAFLSDTSRFGVKIVMSGPLVSDDGQTMIGSLFLIEAPGRGEVEAFNRADPFAAAGIWEKVTITSFLRRQG